The Perca fluviatilis chromosome 17, GENO_Pfluv_1.0, whole genome shotgun sequence region TACCACATTTTTAATTCGTATTATTCGTATTATTGGCCCTGATCATTTTACGTGAGATTCTGAGATGCTTTGCCCGCATGCTGTGGATCCACTCACACACGCTCACCTCCAGCTCTTCACtgaccttcttcctccctccacctcgCAGTCTGGCCCTTTTGTCGTCTTCCTCGGACAGACGTTGCAGTTCTGCTTTATGTTTACGCCATTCTCGCACTCTCTTAGGATCAATCGAGAAATGTCTTGCCGCTGCTTCTCCCGAATTTTGTTCGGCAAATTTGACAACTGTCagcttaaatgtcaaatcatacttttttctttttgtctccatAGTGGTATTGAGAGAATtaagaaaaactgaagactAAAAGAAAGTTTGTTAACCTGTTTGTTATGACGTTTATGAACGGTTGCGTCTGTCacgtgaaatcaaatcaaaacatagaACAAACGATCTGACGGGTTTTAAAAGATCAAATACAACCCGacacgaaaaaaaacaaaaaacagaccaGGCCTCTATTTGAGACCGGCCTTTATTTACCCAAATCTGTTGTCACACCAGGCGTTTAAAAGAGACAGGCATCTATTTGGGACtcggctattatttgaagttttacggtatatatatatatatatatatatatatatatatatatatatataaacaaatccACAAACTAACCCTAGCTTGAGATTGCTCTTATATGGAGACAGTGGGCACTTACAGCTGCATCTACGTTGGCAGGAGAGTCTCCATTGGGGTCTGCCAACATGGAGATAACACTTATCATGATGGTCTCCACTGTGTGGATTGGCAGCCAGCGCTCTTCTGGCTTCTCATAGCCATACTTGTCCTCACCAGGTTCATGCAGGATGGAGATGCAGACATCGCCATTTTTTGCCACTGGCAGAAAGAAATGAACAGATATTACTGACACGTTTGTACTAAAGCAATAGATGAGATACTACACTGCAGTTCTGCACTCAGCAAAACTCAAGCCTAATACATTGAATTATGAAGCCAGTTACAGTAAGAGACTTTTGTTAAGGGACCTTTACCAGAGAACTATTATCTGCAAACTAATATACTCACAGCCACCCCAGTGGCCACTGTTTAAGGGTGTTTTCTCACCTGCGCTTTAAGTCTGGTTAAatcagaccccccccccccttgtacGATTCGTTTAGGCAGGTGTGAAGACAGTAATCACACTCAGGTGTGGACCCAAATGAACTCTGGAGTGGTTTGTTTGTGGTGGGAACGTGATCCGACCCAGTTGTACTCCAAGCTCTGCAAGTTTGAGCTAAACGGCTCCTTAGGCCAGGTGTGCTTTGCGTTCTGGGATGCAGCAGAGCACGCAAATGTAGCAGCTAGCCGGAGAATTGAATAGGAATGTTACAGAAATACGCACTAGctcagaacacaggaccttcctCATGTacttactttcttgctcccgcccctgacacatctgaccaataagctGAGTAAATGTTCTCACGCGGTTTGTAGTGATGCATTTTGGATCGCTTGGATTTTACCAAGGGGAAAACGCTCCAAGTTaacaaactcatcaactgattcggacAAGAGTAAACGAACTATAGGCGTTAAAATAACCCTAAGTATTAAAATGCCATTACAGAAAATTGAGTCCATTTCCCCGAAAAGAGGCCGTATTTAATACAGATTAATTAGAGATACAGTGGCCTGGTATGTAAGTCCTTACCATTTGGATGCCAGATTTCTGTGATGAACTTCATCTTGGGAGGCCTCAAAGGGTAGTTACGGGGGAAGGTTAAGGTGGCTTTGAAGAAACCTCCTTCACTGCAAATAACAAAGAGGATGGTGTTAATAACACTGGGTATTACGAGTGAACAGCTCAGCTACAAATCAAATGAAGTTTACGTGCAAATGATTTCTCTCACAACAACGTGTCTTGAGGTCCAATGACGACCACTTCCCACTGATAGATGTCATCATCATCTACAAGACCGGCAGAAAAGCCTTCCACTGGGTTCTTGTTGAGCTCTGAAATTTAAGTTGCAATTagtctagtctcgcattgccagacccatctccacagcgctgtggagtaaatCGTTTTTTGTCACACAACGTACAGTATATCAACCTGGGGGTGGAAGTGAGTCAAATTTGTTGATGTGCAAGTAACGTAATGACAAGTAGACTGACGAAAAGACACCTGACAATGCTTAGCTGGCAGCTGAATATCCAAACGTACGCATTGGCTTGCGTGTGGTGATTTTGAAACGCCTTCAATGGTTATTGAGCAACAGTCAGCTAGCCTTAGTCATAGTCGGGCTATCCGTGACGTTACACGTGCATTTCAACTTTGTTGTCACTAGCCGCATATGTAACTGTTACGTAAAAACGTCAGCTGCTGCTCTGATGTGATAACTTAATATAACGTTACGGTAAAATAAGCTCTAGCTAGTAGCAACAATTAtcgttaacgttagccaactTACCTGCTAATTGTTTACGTAGTAACAACGAGGACTGTCCCGTCATGTTATAGCCAACGTTATAAATGTTTAACCCCGTTATTCGTATTTATTAACGCCAACTAACTGTCAACACGGTTAAATTAAACATTGGGCAGATACTATAGCTAAAACAAACCGTCCACgtttctcctctgtctctctgctctct contains the following coding sequences:
- the ube2g1b gene encoding ubiquitin-conjugating enzyme E2G 1b → MTGQSSLLLRKQLAELNKNPVEGFSAGLVDDDDIYQWEVVVIGPQDTLFEGGFFKATLTFPRNYPLRPPKMKFITEIWHPNVAKNGDVCISILHEPGEDKYGYEKPEERWLPIHTVETIMISVISMLADPNGDSPANVDAAKEWREDPKGVFKKKVARCVRRSQEMAYD